The Streptomyces sp. NBC_00670 genome window below encodes:
- a CDS encoding TIGR03767 family metallophosphoesterase translates to MPRQRSAATEPPTTGTSTTPFAPTRRTLLATAGAATASVGLGLALRPDKAAAGAEPPLITHGRPAAAAPLAPYTRGTTLATAATPATPAGKDTGYRRLGDGPAWPRVVRTDLAAAAGGRAARRTALAAFVQFTDLHLVDVQHPLRYEYLRAQTSSAWRPQEALSVAGAASLVERVNALRGAPATGSPLHFVMTTGDNCDNNSRTELDWFLKVMSGGRVTPNSGDPRHYEGVQNSGLTLYWQPDSALRDADKQHGFPRLDGFLAAAIAEVNSPGLHLPWYSTVGNHDALPGGCYAPGDSWFAEFAVGGRKLMSLDEHAGKAIWDNVRHGGDPTGADFRALLKSQARHMRSVTPDEARAPFTPAEYLKAHLDPAHTGPGPVGHGYTQANLDAGTQYYAFRIADDVLGISLDTTDPGGHYEGSIGDAQLRWLEKTLRDNRDAHVLVFSHHTSRTMRNLRTDPGRPGEKRHGGDELVTVLGRHPNVLAWVNGHSHKNAITPHHSPGNGSFWEVSTASHVDFPQLARVIEVVDNKDGTLSLFTTLVESAAPHRTDFADLTQTGLAALYRELAFNAPGSRATLSGDPGDRNTELVLKKA, encoded by the coding sequence ATGCCGCGCCAACGCTCAGCCGCCACAGAACCCCCCACCACAGGCACCAGCACCACCCCCTTCGCCCCCACCCGCCGCACCCTCCTCGCCACCGCCGGCGCGGCCACCGCCTCCGTCGGCCTCGGGCTCGCCCTCCGCCCCGACAAGGCCGCTGCCGGCGCCGAACCGCCGCTCATCACCCACGGGCGCCCCGCCGCGGCCGCACCCCTCGCCCCCTACACCCGCGGCACCACCCTCGCCACCGCCGCCACCCCCGCCACCCCCGCCGGCAAGGACACCGGTTACCGCCGCCTCGGCGACGGCCCCGCCTGGCCCCGTGTCGTCCGCACCGACCTCGCCGCCGCCGCGGGCGGCCGGGCGGCCCGCCGTACCGCCCTCGCCGCGTTCGTCCAGTTCACCGACCTGCACCTGGTCGACGTCCAGCACCCCCTGCGCTACGAGTACCTGCGCGCCCAGACCTCCAGCGCCTGGCGTCCCCAGGAGGCCCTGTCCGTCGCCGGTGCCGCCTCCCTCGTCGAACGCGTCAACGCCCTGCGCGGCGCCCCCGCCACCGGCTCCCCGCTGCACTTCGTGATGACGACCGGTGACAACTGCGACAACAACTCCCGCACGGAACTGGACTGGTTCCTCAAGGTGATGAGCGGCGGCCGCGTCACCCCCAACTCCGGCGACCCCCGCCACTACGAGGGCGTCCAGAACAGCGGTCTGACGCTGTACTGGCAGCCCGACTCCGCCCTGCGCGACGCCGACAAGCAGCACGGCTTCCCCCGTCTCGACGGCTTCCTCGCCGCCGCGATCGCCGAGGTCAACAGCCCCGGCCTCCACCTCCCCTGGTACTCCACCGTCGGCAACCACGACGCCCTGCCCGGCGGCTGCTACGCCCCCGGCGACTCCTGGTTCGCCGAGTTCGCCGTCGGCGGCCGCAAACTGATGAGCCTGGACGAGCACGCGGGCAAGGCCATCTGGGACAACGTCCGGCACGGCGGCGACCCCACCGGCGCCGACTTCCGCGCCCTGCTGAAGTCCCAGGCCCGCCACATGCGTTCCGTCACCCCCGACGAGGCCCGCGCCCCCTTCACCCCCGCCGAGTACCTCAAGGCCCACCTCGACCCCGCGCACACCGGCCCCGGCCCCGTCGGCCACGGCTACACGCAGGCCAACCTCGACGCCGGCACCCAGTACTACGCCTTTCGCATCGCCGACGACGTCCTCGGGATCAGCCTCGACACCACCGACCCCGGCGGCCACTACGAGGGCTCGATCGGCGACGCCCAACTGCGCTGGCTGGAGAAGACGCTGCGCGACAACCGGGACGCCCACGTCCTCGTCTTCAGCCACCACACCAGCAGGACGATGCGCAATCTGCGCACCGACCCCGGCCGCCCCGGCGAGAAGCGGCACGGCGGCGACGAGCTGGTCACCGTCCTCGGCCGCCACCCCAACGTGCTCGCCTGGGTCAACGGCCACAGCCACAAGAACGCCATCACCCCCCACCACTCCCCCGGCAACGGCTCCTTCTGGGAGGTCTCCACCGCCTCCCACGTCGACTTCCCGCAGCTCGCCCGGGTGATCGAGGTCGTCGACAACAAGGACGGCACGCTCTCCCTGTTCACCACGCTCGTGGAGTCCGCCGCCCCGCACCGCACCGACTTCGCCGACCTCACCCAGACCGGGCTCGCCGCCCTCTACCGCGAACTCGCCTTCAACGCACCCGGCTCCCGCGCGACCCTCTCGGGCGACCCCGGGGACCGCAACACCGAACTCGTCCTGAAGAAGGCGTAG
- a CDS encoding NUDIX hydrolase, whose translation MRQNVRVAAYAVCVRDGRILLARWTGAGGPRRWTLPGGGMEHGEDPYGTVVREVEEETGYRVEPVALLGVESARRVIPRRGWRRGPVDHQAVRVMYEVRVVGGELRSEVDGSTDLAAWHELSEVGALERVPYVDTALRLWHDRPPTGRVGSLP comes from the coding sequence ATGCGGCAGAACGTGAGGGTGGCGGCCTACGCCGTGTGTGTCCGGGACGGGCGGATCCTGCTGGCCCGGTGGACCGGGGCGGGCGGGCCGCGGCGGTGGACGTTGCCGGGCGGGGGGATGGAACACGGGGAGGACCCGTACGGGACGGTGGTGCGGGAGGTGGAGGAGGAGACGGGGTACCGGGTGGAGCCGGTGGCGCTGCTGGGGGTGGAGTCGGCACGGCGGGTGATCCCGCGCCGGGGCTGGCGGCGGGGTCCGGTCGACCACCAGGCGGTGCGGGTGATGTACGAGGTGCGGGTGGTGGGCGGTGAACTGCGCTCGGAGGTCGACGGCTCGACGGACCTGGCGGCGTGGCACGAACTGTCGGAGGTGGGCGCGCTGGAGCGTGTCCCGTACGTCGACACGGCCCTGCGCCTGTGGCACGACCGCCCGCCGACGGGGCGGGTGGGGAGCTTGCCGTAA
- a CDS encoding S8 family serine peptidase has translation MTSDPQRAPISGARRRAARVAVATGLVAALSAAGPIPLAVAAGHTTTAAADPADPAAAPVKSGPAKLGSDDADLLAQAKAGGDKTVTMMVATAPGKTEQVAGELDAVKGGSVGRTYDKLGYVRATVPTAKADAAIAAATKLSSVHAIDLRQEIALDDPTPSADTAKDTKAAKGANKRAAERTYPAPGKNTPAVNPYNPSFETGAVDFVRQNPKADGRGITIGILDSGVDLGHPALQKTTTGQRKIVDWVTATDPIVDGDQTWRPMVSSVSGPTFTYGGRTYTAPAGSYQVSTFKESYTTGGDAAGDANRDGDTTDSWGVLYDAAAGTVRVDLNDNGDFTDDTPMKPYKDGYQVGYFGTDDPKTDVAERQPFVVQIRKDVPMDPYGGSWVGKKADFVNIGVIESEHGTHVAGITAANGLFGGRMDGAAPGAQIVSSRACTWSGGCTNVALTEGMIDLVANRGVDIVNMSIGGLPALNDGANARATMYTRLIDTYGVQLVISAGNSGPGANTIGDPGLADKVISVGASISRETWAANYGSAVRTKYAMMPFSSRGPREDGGFTPTLTAPGAAINTTQTWLPGAPVPEAGYALPAGYSMLQGTSMASPQAAGASALLLSAAKQKHIDLTPAKLRTALTSTADHISGVQAYEEGAGLIDIVAAWRSIRHGASAHTYTVKAPVDTAIDYALTTPGFGTGLYDREGGLKAGQHKTYDVTVTRTSGPSGGVWHRLRLANDATHTFRIVGSPLVRLPLNEPVTVHVRATPRSAGLKSAILEVDDPRTEGTDQQILTTVVVSTPAKYTYTASGSVQRNSTRSYFVTVPEGATSLEVAIGGLRDKSQTRFIGIHPYGVPVDETSTPYCYNNYLDGNGCRPDARSYAEPQAGVWEIEVEARRTSPLLDNPYKLDVTVLGAEFDPATVNVPEAKVGTPATASWKVTNKFAALEGTLKGGPLGSSKTDRPSLAQGETRTTTVVVPEGAASLDVAIGGTSDTGADLDLTVYDASGAQVAQSADGDSEESVSVAKPAAGTYTVEVVGYSVPAGTTEYDYRDVFFSSSLGTVTVASSAPVKLGTGSSATVDAQVTAAAAAPEGREFFGRVQLVNARGTVAGTGSVSIGKVVR, from the coding sequence ATGACCTCCGACCCTCAGCGCGCCCCCATATCGGGCGCGAGAAGACGCGCGGCCCGCGTCGCCGTGGCCACCGGCCTGGTGGCCGCGCTCTCCGCGGCCGGGCCGATACCCCTGGCCGTCGCGGCGGGCCACACCACCACGGCCGCCGCCGACCCGGCCGACCCGGCCGCCGCCCCCGTCAAGTCCGGGCCCGCCAAGCTCGGTTCGGACGACGCCGACCTGCTGGCGCAGGCGAAGGCGGGCGGCGACAAGACCGTCACCATGATGGTCGCCACCGCCCCCGGCAAGACCGAGCAGGTCGCCGGGGAACTCGACGCCGTCAAGGGCGGCTCCGTCGGGCGGACGTACGACAAGCTCGGTTACGTCCGCGCCACCGTCCCCACCGCGAAGGCGGACGCGGCGATCGCGGCCGCCACCAAGCTGTCCTCCGTGCACGCGATCGACCTCCGCCAGGAGATCGCCCTCGACGACCCGACGCCGAGCGCCGACACGGCGAAGGACACCAAGGCCGCCAAGGGCGCCAACAAGCGGGCGGCCGAGCGCACTTACCCCGCGCCCGGCAAGAACACCCCCGCCGTCAACCCGTACAACCCCTCCTTCGAGACCGGCGCCGTCGACTTCGTCCGGCAGAACCCGAAGGCCGACGGGCGCGGCATCACCATCGGCATCCTGGACTCCGGCGTGGACCTCGGCCACCCGGCGCTGCAGAAGACGACCACCGGCCAGCGGAAGATCGTCGACTGGGTGACCGCGACCGACCCGATCGTGGACGGCGACCAGACCTGGCGCCCCATGGTCAGCTCCGTCTCCGGGCCCACCTTCACCTACGGCGGGCGCACCTACACCGCGCCGGCCGGTTCGTACCAGGTGAGCACCTTCAAGGAGTCGTACACCACGGGCGGCGACGCCGCGGGCGACGCGAACCGCGACGGCGACACCACCGACTCCTGGGGGGTCCTGTACGACGCGGCGGCCGGCACGGTCCGCGTCGACCTGAACGACAACGGGGACTTCACCGACGACACCCCGATGAAGCCGTACAAGGACGGCTACCAGGTCGGCTACTTCGGCACCGACGACCCGAAGACGGACGTGGCCGAGCGGCAGCCGTTCGTCGTGCAGATCCGCAAGGACGTGCCGATGGACCCCTACGGCGGGTCCTGGGTCGGCAAGAAGGCGGACTTCGTCAACATCGGCGTGATCGAGTCCGAGCACGGCACGCACGTCGCCGGCATCACCGCCGCCAACGGGCTGTTCGGCGGGCGGATGGACGGCGCCGCCCCCGGCGCGCAGATCGTCTCCTCGCGCGCCTGCACCTGGAGCGGCGGCTGCACCAATGTGGCGCTCACCGAGGGCATGATCGACCTCGTCGCCAACCGGGGCGTCGACATCGTCAACATGTCCATCGGCGGGCTGCCCGCGCTCAACGACGGCGCCAACGCGCGCGCCACGATGTACACGCGGCTGATCGACACCTACGGCGTCCAGCTCGTGATCTCCGCGGGCAACTCCGGCCCCGGCGCCAACACGATCGGCGACCCGGGCCTGGCCGACAAGGTGATCTCGGTCGGCGCGTCCATCTCGCGCGAGACCTGGGCGGCCAACTACGGCTCCGCGGTGCGGACGAAGTACGCGATGATGCCGTTCTCCTCGCGCGGCCCGCGTGAGGACGGCGGCTTCACGCCGACGCTGACCGCGCCGGGCGCCGCGATCAACACCACGCAGACCTGGCTGCCGGGCGCCCCGGTGCCCGAGGCGGGCTACGCGCTCCCGGCCGGCTACTCCATGCTCCAGGGCACCTCGATGGCCTCCCCGCAGGCGGCCGGCGCCTCCGCGCTGCTGCTGAGCGCGGCGAAGCAGAAGCACATCGACCTGACGCCCGCGAAGCTGCGCACCGCCCTGACCTCGACCGCCGACCACATCAGCGGCGTACAGGCGTACGAGGAGGGCGCGGGTCTCATCGACATCGTCGCCGCCTGGCGGTCGATCCGGCACGGCGCGAGCGCGCACACGTACACGGTGAAGGCGCCGGTCGACACCGCGATCGACTACGCGCTCACGACCCCGGGCTTCGGCACCGGTCTCTACGACCGCGAGGGCGGCCTGAAGGCCGGGCAGCACAAGACGTACGACGTCACCGTGACCCGCACCTCCGGACCCTCGGGCGGGGTGTGGCACCGGCTGCGGCTCGCCAACGACGCCACGCACACGTTCCGGATCGTCGGCTCCCCGCTGGTGCGGCTGCCGCTGAACGAGCCGGTGACCGTCCATGTGCGGGCGACGCCGAGGTCGGCGGGGCTCAAGAGCGCGATCCTGGAGGTCGACGACCCGCGCACGGAGGGCACCGACCAGCAGATCCTCACCACGGTCGTGGTCTCCACGCCGGCGAAGTACACCTACACGGCGTCGGGTTCGGTGCAGCGCAACAGCACCCGCTCGTACTTCGTCACGGTCCCCGAGGGCGCCACCTCGCTGGAGGTCGCCATCGGCGGGCTGCGGGACAAGAGCCAGACCCGGTTCATCGGCATCCACCCGTACGGCGTCCCGGTGGACGAGACGTCCACGCCGTACTGCTACAACAACTACCTCGACGGCAACGGCTGCCGCCCGGACGCCCGGTCGTACGCCGAGCCGCAGGCCGGGGTGTGGGAGATCGAGGTCGAGGCACGGCGTACCTCGCCGCTGCTCGACAACCCCTACAAGCTGGACGTCACCGTGCTCGGCGCGGAGTTCGACCCGGCGACCGTGAACGTGCCCGAGGCGAAGGTCGGCACCCCGGCCACCGCCTCCTGGAAGGTCACCAACAAGTTCGCGGCGCTGGAGGGCACCCTGAAGGGCGGCCCGCTCGGCTCGTCGAAGACGGACCGGCCCTCGCTCGCGCAGGGCGAGACCCGGACCACCACCGTGGTCGTGCCCGAGGGTGCCGCCTCGCTCGACGTGGCGATCGGCGGGACCTCGGACACCGGGGCCGACCTGGACCTGACGGTGTACGACGCCTCGGGCGCGCAGGTCGCGCAGTCGGCGGACGGTGACTCGGAGGAGTCGGTGTCGGTGGCCAAGCCGGCCGCCGGGACGTACACGGTCGAGGTCGTCGGCTACTCGGTGCCCGCCGGGACCACGGAGTACGACTACCGGGACGTGTTCTTCTCGTCCTCGCTCGGCACGGTGACGGTGGCCTCCTCGGCGCCGGTGAAGCTCGGCACGGGCTCGTCGGCGACGGTGGACGCGCAGGTCACGGCGGCGGCCGCGGCGCCCGAGGGCCGGGAGTTCTTCGGCCGGGTGCAGCTGGTCAACGCCCGGGGCACGGTCGCGGGCACCGGCAGCGTGAGCATCGGCAAGGTGGTGCGGTAA
- a CDS encoding TetR/AcrR family transcriptional regulator: protein MPRAGLDPAVVVAAGAALADEVGAGRLTMGLLAERLGVRTPSLYKHVAGQEDLNRRIAALALSEAGDAVGTAVQGRAGRDALAAAARAFRTYVLDHPGRYAATIGMEPTGPDDPLAAGGRRLLEPLLAVLRGYDLAEADETHALRMLRSLFHGFATLQSAGGFRWSTDVDESFEWLVDFVDRGLRAP, encoded by the coding sequence GTGCCTAGGGCGGGCCTCGACCCGGCGGTCGTCGTCGCGGCCGGTGCCGCGCTCGCCGACGAGGTCGGCGCGGGCCGCCTCACGATGGGGCTGCTGGCCGAACGGCTGGGGGTGCGCACGCCCTCCCTGTACAAGCACGTGGCCGGGCAGGAGGACCTCAACCGGCGCATCGCCGCCCTGGCGCTGAGCGAGGCCGGTGACGCGGTCGGCACCGCCGTCCAGGGGCGGGCCGGCCGTGACGCCCTGGCGGCCGCGGCCAGGGCCTTCCGCACCTACGTCCTCGACCACCCCGGCCGGTACGCCGCGACGATCGGCATGGAACCCACCGGCCCCGACGACCCGCTGGCCGCCGGCGGCCGACGGCTGCTCGAACCGCTCCTCGCGGTGCTGCGCGGATACGACCTCGCCGAGGCGGACGAGACCCACGCCCTGCGCATGCTGCGCAGCCTCTTCCACGGCTTCGCCACCCTGCAGTCGGCGGGCGGCTTCCGCTGGAGCACCGACGTCGACGAGAGCTTCGAGTGGCTGGTCGACTTCGTCGACCGGGGTCTGCGCGCCCCGTGA
- a CDS encoding alpha/beta fold hydrolase: MTEYLAVDGGRIAYDVVGDGPLVVLAHGVGDSRFAYRAVVPRLVAAGYRVAAVDLRGCGESSVEWASFSRTDVAGDLLALVRHLGGPAVLVGHSFSGGAATIAAAREPELITAVVELAPFTRKQSMKLGDLRVSRFRKGMVRLLGAGLFGSPRLWRAYLEVAYPGVRPADWERRTARIDALMSEPGRMKAMQAMGRSAPDDAGAQLGNVRCPVLVVEGTLDPDWADPRAEGEAILAELPQGLGRLEMIEGAGHYAHDQYPDQVTSLMLPFLAETARA, from the coding sequence ATGACCGAGTACCTTGCCGTGGACGGTGGGCGTATCGCCTATGACGTCGTGGGGGACGGGCCGCTCGTCGTGCTGGCGCACGGGGTGGGGGACAGCCGGTTCGCCTACCGGGCCGTCGTTCCCCGGCTCGTGGCCGCCGGGTACCGCGTCGCCGCCGTCGACCTGCGCGGCTGCGGCGAGTCCAGCGTCGAGTGGGCGTCCTTCAGCCGTACCGACGTCGCCGGTGACCTGCTCGCCCTCGTACGGCACCTCGGCGGGCCCGCCGTGCTCGTCGGGCACTCCTTCTCCGGCGGCGCCGCCACCATCGCCGCCGCGCGGGAGCCGGAGCTGATCACCGCCGTCGTCGAGCTGGCGCCGTTCACGCGCAAGCAGTCGATGAAGCTCGGCGACCTCAGGGTCAGCCGGTTCCGCAAGGGCATGGTGCGGCTGCTCGGCGCGGGCCTCTTCGGCAGCCCGCGGCTGTGGCGCGCGTACCTGGAGGTGGCCTACCCCGGCGTCCGGCCGGCCGACTGGGAGCGGCGGACGGCGCGCATCGACGCGCTCATGAGCGAGCCCGGCCGGATGAAGGCCATGCAGGCCATGGGGCGCAGCGCCCCGGACGACGCGGGCGCTCAGCTCGGCAACGTCCGCTGCCCCGTCCTGGTCGTCGAGGGCACGCTCGACCCGGACTGGGCCGACCCGCGGGCCGAGGGCGAGGCGATCCTCGCGGAGCTGCCGCAGGGCCTCGGACGGTTGGAGATGATCGAGGGGGCCGGGCACTACGCCCACGACCAGTACCCTGACCAGGTGACCTCGCTCATGCTGCCGTTCCTCGCGGAGACCGCCCGTGCCTAG
- a CDS encoding aspartate-semialdehyde dehydrogenase: protein MRVGIVGATGQVGTVMRRILKERDFPVTELRLFASARSAGTVVDGVTVEDASQADYTGLDIVLFSAGGATSKALAEKVASQGAVVIDNSSAWRRDPDVPLVVSEVNPHAALNRPKGIIANPNCTTMAAMPVLKPLHEEAGLQALVVATYQAVSGSGLAGVAELHGQTQKVVAEADRLTHDGAAVDFPEPNVYKRPIAFNVLPLAGNLVDDGLNETDEEQKLRNESRKILEIPELKVSGTCVRVPVFSGHSLQVNARFARPLSPERATELLGGAPGVALSDIPTPLQAAGQDPSYVGRIRADETVDNGLALFISNDNLRKGAALNAVQIAELVAAELNEKK from the coding sequence GTGAGGGTCGGAATCGTCGGAGCCACCGGACAGGTCGGCACGGTCATGCGCAGGATCCTCAAGGAGCGCGACTTCCCGGTCACCGAGCTGCGCCTGTTCGCCTCGGCCCGCTCCGCCGGCACGGTCGTCGACGGTGTCACGGTGGAGGACGCCTCCCAGGCCGACTACACCGGCCTCGACATCGTCCTGTTCTCCGCGGGCGGCGCCACCTCCAAGGCGCTGGCCGAAAAGGTCGCCTCCCAGGGCGCCGTCGTGATCGACAACTCCTCCGCCTGGCGCCGCGACCCGGACGTCCCCCTGGTGGTCTCCGAGGTGAACCCGCACGCGGCCCTGAACCGCCCCAAGGGGATCATCGCCAACCCGAACTGCACCACGATGGCCGCGATGCCCGTCCTCAAGCCGCTGCACGAGGAGGCGGGGCTTCAGGCGCTGGTCGTCGCCACGTACCAGGCGGTGTCCGGCTCCGGACTCGCCGGCGTCGCCGAGCTGCACGGACAGACGCAGAAGGTCGTCGCGGAGGCCGACCGGCTGACGCACGACGGCGCGGCCGTGGACTTCCCCGAGCCGAACGTCTACAAGCGCCCCATCGCCTTCAACGTGCTGCCCCTCGCCGGCAACCTGGTCGACGACGGCCTGAACGAGACCGACGAGGAGCAGAAGCTCCGCAACGAGTCCCGCAAGATCCTGGAGATCCCGGAGCTGAAGGTCTCCGGCACCTGTGTGCGCGTACCGGTCTTCTCCGGCCACTCCCTCCAGGTCAACGCCCGCTTCGCCCGGCCGCTCAGCCCCGAGCGCGCCACCGAGCTGCTGGGCGGCGCCCCCGGCGTGGCCCTCTCCGACATCCCCACCCCGCTGCAGGCGGCCGGCCAGGACCCGTCGTACGTGGGCCGCATCCGCGCCGACGAGACGGTGGACAACGGTCTGGCCCTGTTCATCTCCAACGACAACCTCCGCAAGGGCGCCGCGCTGAACGCCGTACAGATCGCGGAACTGGTGGCGGCGGAGCTGAACGAGAAGAAGTAA